The proteins below come from a single Prochlorococcus marinus CUG1415 genomic window:
- a CDS encoding peptidase E, whose protein sequence is MHSKNIVAIGGGGFGRSLGSLEIEKYIASLINKKRPKICFIPTASGDSSLYKLNFYRAFSKLDCITSHIDFFSRTENLEEKVLTQDIIYVGGGNTKSMLAVWKEWNLHNILQNAYEKGIVMSGVSAGAICWFDKGITDSFANELNIINCLGIVDGIACPHFDEEKEREPYVSDIIKREVIESCICIEGNCALHIKNDFDFSSIDFGNGKKCFKVSKENNSLKKEIL, encoded by the coding sequence ATGCATAGTAAAAATATAGTCGCAATTGGTGGAGGAGGGTTTGGACGTTCTTTAGGCTCTCTTGAAATTGAAAAATATATAGCTTCCTTAATTAATAAAAAAAGACCAAAAATTTGCTTTATCCCTACGGCATCTGGTGACAGTAGTTTGTATAAATTAAATTTTTATAGAGCATTTTCTAAATTAGATTGTATAACAAGTCATATTGATTTTTTCTCTAGAACAGAAAATTTAGAAGAGAAAGTTTTAACTCAAGATATCATTTATGTTGGGGGAGGAAATACAAAAAGTATGTTGGCAGTTTGGAAAGAATGGAATTTACATAACATTTTACAAAATGCATATGAGAAAGGAATTGTAATGAGTGGTGTAAGTGCTGGAGCTATTTGTTGGTTTGATAAGGGAATAACTGATTCTTTTGCTAATGAATTGAATATAATTAATTGCTTAGGAATAGTTGATGGTATTGCTTGTCCGCATTTCGATGAAGAAAAAGAAAGAGAACCATATGTTAGTGATATTATCAAGAGAGAAGTTATTGAATCTTGTATTTGTATTGAGGGCAATTGTGCCTTGCATATAAAAAATGATTTTGATTTTTCCTCAATAGATTTTGGTAATGGTAAAAAATGTTTTAAAGTTTCTAAGGAAAATAATAGTTTAAAGAAAGAAATCCTTTAA
- the rpsU gene encoding 30S ribosomal protein S21 — protein MTQVTVGENEGIESALRRFKRQVSKSGIFADLKRLRHHETPVEKYKRKLQQRRKARRR, from the coding sequence TTGACACAAGTTACAGTAGGAGAGAATGAGGGAATTGAATCTGCCCTTCGAAGATTTAAAAGGCAAGTATCTAAATCAGGAATCTTTGCAGATTTAAAAAGACTAAGGCATCATGAAACCCCTGTTGAAAAATACAAACGAAAGTTGCAACAAAGAAGGAAAGCAAGAAGAAGATAA
- a CDS encoding DUF1651 domain-containing protein, with product MDKFTLINKDRSRIKVFEPFEDVSKPSPTIDAMMISYGCVYKRSSKPVMKGSRVETVEAARKEYKQLLQEGWKKTSIFNSYF from the coding sequence ATGGATAAATTCACCCTAATAAATAAAGATAGATCCAGAATTAAAGTATTTGAACCATTTGAAGATGTATCTAAACCATCCCCAACTATTGATGCAATGATGATTTCTTATGGTTGCGTTTATAAGAGATCAAGTAAACCAGTAATGAAAGGTAGCAGGGTGGAAACTGTTGAGGCTGCAAGAAAAGAATATAAGCAACTCCTACAGGAAGGATGGAAGAAAACTTCTATATTTAATAGCTATTTTTAA
- a CDS encoding uridine kinase family protein, translating to MKLIFISGPSGSGKTTLSNQIIVKIKNGIVLSTDNYYKTGLISKLLSKFLEGYFDRSISFDYKLFKKDFNFIIKNGISIYERYYNYKKKKIKTFLNEKNNINFLIVEGIFAKEFSRTLYNQNYFFLELKINKNECMKRAIQRDLKERGKAKIRAEKNFLKSWDIYYDKFKNKSIKNNTNEFIITKNTNIHHILKKIFN from the coding sequence ATGAAGCTCATATTTATAAGTGGTCCTTCTGGGAGCGGTAAAACAACCTTATCAAATCAAATAATAGTAAAAATTAAAAATGGTATTGTTTTAAGTACAGACAATTACTATAAAACAGGGCTAATAAGTAAATTACTATCAAAATTTTTAGAAGGTTATTTTGATAGAAGCATTAGTTTTGATTACAAACTATTTAAAAAGGATTTTAATTTTATTATAAAGAATGGAATTTCAATCTATGAGCGTTATTATAATTACAAAAAGAAAAAAATAAAAACATTTTTAAACGAAAAAAATAATATTAATTTTTTAATTGTTGAAGGTATTTTTGCTAAGGAATTTTCAAGGACTTTATATAATCAAAATTATTTTTTTTTAGAGTTAAAAATAAATAAAAATGAGTGTATGAAAAGAGCTATACAAAGAGATTTAAAAGAAAGGGGAAAAGCTAAAATAAGAGCTGAAAAAAATTTTTTAAAATCTTGGGATATTTATTATGATAAATTCAAAAATAAAAGTATAAAAAATAATACTAACGAATTCATTATTACAAAAAACACTAATATTCATCACATACTTAAAAAAATATTCAATTAA
- a CDS encoding ABC transporter permease: MTSKFINRKIVTLLQVQYSNMLEYRVEIALWAISGVIPFFMLNIWTNNNLNESINISDVMLSRYFLCAFFVRQFSVVWVVFSFEEDSLMGKVSPYLIQPLNPFFRYFTQHLAEQITRFPFALIIAFFFFIFNPESIWIPNLGILFLSIISTFLSFLIQFLIQSIVACLCFWTEKASSIERLLFIPTLFLSGLLAPVVSFPQYVKSWIYLTPFPYLIDFPANLLSGNETNIIGGFSIQILWILLLFPVFRKIWSSGTKKYTAMGS; this comes from the coding sequence ATGACATCTAAATTTATTAACCGTAAAATAGTTACCTTATTACAAGTCCAATATTCAAACATGTTGGAATATAGGGTAGAGATTGCATTATGGGCAATTTCAGGGGTTATTCCTTTTTTCATGTTAAACATATGGACGAACAATAACCTTAATGAATCCATAAATATCAGTGATGTTATGCTTTCTAGGTATTTCTTGTGTGCTTTTTTTGTAAGGCAGTTTTCAGTAGTTTGGGTAGTATTTAGCTTTGAAGAAGATTCTCTTATGGGGAAAGTATCTCCTTATTTAATCCAACCTTTAAATCCATTTTTTAGGTATTTTACACAACATCTAGCAGAACAAATAACAAGATTTCCTTTCGCACTAATAATAGCATTTTTCTTTTTTATTTTTAATCCAGAAAGTATATGGATCCCAAATTTGGGTATTTTATTCTTATCAATAATCTCGACTTTCTTATCTTTCTTAATTCAATTCTTAATCCAGTCAATAGTTGCATGTCTATGTTTTTGGACAGAAAAAGCATCATCAATCGAAAGGTTATTATTTATTCCGACTTTATTTCTCTCAGGTCTTTTAGCTCCAGTTGTTTCATTTCCCCAATATGTTAAATCTTGGATTTATTTAACTCCTTTTCCATATCTAATCGATTTCCCTGCAAACCTACTATCAGGTAATGAAACAAATATTATTGGAGGCTTCAGCATTCAAATTCTATGGATTCTTTTACTTTTCCCAGTTTTTAGAAAAATATGGTCTTCAGGCACAAAAAAATATACTGCTATGGGATCATGA
- a CDS encoding DUF3303 domain-containing protein, with protein sequence MQLFLADCQFPDIENQVKAYQLFVEAWENGEIAKSDKTDKFEMLFRVHAPGEGRVVCLCKAYSDKEIFEHFAPWRAKFGIHMEFTPVISCQNVVDYHKDLFKTLR encoded by the coding sequence ATGCAATTATTTCTTGCTGACTGCCAATTCCCAGATATTGAAAATCAAGTCAAAGCGTATCAATTATTTGTCGAAGCTTGGGAAAACGGTGAAATTGCAAAATCAGATAAAACAGACAAATTTGAGATGTTATTTAGAGTTCATGCCCCAGGAGAAGGAAGAGTCGTTTGTTTATGTAAGGCATATAGTGATAAAGAAATATTTGAGCATTTTGCACCATGGAGAGCTAAATTCGGCATTCATATGGAATTTACACCTGTAATAAGTTGTCAAAATGTTGTTGACTACCATAAAGATTTATTCAAAACCTTAAGGTAA
- a CDS encoding ABC transporter permease translates to MNPRKYLKVYKKFLHTSLASEFEYKTNILIDLITAILSLIGSIFLLSIFFQNNVSIGGWEFEQALIIQSIYTILNGITNTWFNPNLSEIVKHIREGTLDFVLLKPIDSQFYISLKKINPSGILEIMLGFCLLLFCIKINQIHLNLSFLALCFIAIICSICILYSLWFFISATTIWFVKTWNATEVLRSFLYIGRFPLNSFSFSLRIFFSVFIPIAFITTIPSEVFLGISQLWKISLEVIVAIIFLVTSRKFWLFALKFYSSASS, encoded by the coding sequence ATGAATCCAAGAAAATATTTAAAAGTTTATAAAAAATTTTTACATACTTCTCTAGCTTCTGAATTTGAGTACAAAACGAATATATTAATTGATTTAATTACTGCAATTTTAAGTTTAATAGGGAGTATTTTTTTATTATCTATTTTCTTTCAAAACAATGTCAGTATTGGAGGCTGGGAATTTGAACAGGCATTAATTATCCAAAGTATTTATACTATTTTGAATGGAATAACTAATACATGGTTCAATCCAAATCTTTCTGAAATAGTTAAACACATAAGAGAAGGAACCTTAGATTTCGTACTTTTAAAACCTATTGATAGTCAATTTTATATCTCATTAAAAAAAATAAACCCATCTGGCATTTTAGAAATAATGCTTGGATTTTGCTTATTGTTATTCTGCATTAAAATCAATCAAATACATTTAAATTTAAGTTTTCTGGCATTGTGTTTTATTGCCATAATCTGCTCAATTTGTATTTTGTATAGCTTATGGTTTTTTATTTCTGCAACTACTATTTGGTTTGTAAAGACATGGAATGCTACAGAAGTATTAAGGTCGTTCCTTTACATTGGAAGATTTCCTTTGAATTCATTTTCATTTTCTCTAAGAATATTTTTTAGTGTTTTCATTCCTATTGCATTTATAACTACAATACCTTCTGAAGTTTTCCTAGGTATTTCTCAGTTATGGAAAATATCACTTGAAGTTATTGTCGCTATAATATTTCTTGTTACTTCTAGAAAGTTTTGGTTATTTGCATTAAAATTCTATTCATCAGCTTCTAGCTAA
- a CDS encoding nucleoside 2-deoxyribosyltransferase, with amino-acid sequence MKKKLYLANPYGFSKQTRNLLYEFINIFDDLNIEVYEPFDRTKHIIQKEGECAYNIARSNFHDLQKCDCIFAIVNGTPPDEGVMIELGIAIALKKEIFLFRDDFRNCSDSNQYPLNLMLFLGLPKDNWEKYYFESLQDIKSNKKRFVEWAKK; translated from the coding sequence TTGAAAAAAAAATTGTATTTAGCAAATCCATATGGATTCTCAAAACAAACTAGAAATCTCCTATATGAATTTATTAATATTTTCGATGATTTAAATATAGAAGTTTATGAACCATTTGATAGGACGAAACACATAATACAAAAAGAAGGTGAATGTGCATATAACATAGCAAGAAGTAATTTCCATGATTTACAAAAATGTGATTGCATTTTTGCGATTGTTAATGGTACACCTCCAGATGAAGGTGTAATGATTGAATTGGGTATTGCAATTGCTTTAAAAAAGGAAATCTTTTTATTCAGGGATGATTTTAGAAATTGTTCTGATAGCAATCAATACCCATTAAATCTCATGCTATTTCTTGGACTGCCTAAAGATAATTGGGAAAAATATTATTTTGAATCCTTACAAGATATAAAGAGTAATAAGAAAAGATTTGTGGAATGGGCAAAAAAATAA
- the petP gene encoding cytochrome b6-f complex subunit PetP — MSILDKTKIGNFAQVNLEQSKDRLTKEIIDAINSSSVGKISDFRITDGKGIGVVLKLSNGKDQWFFEDEIDLLDENGNLLKNIHDRKENNNLIIDMLKKLKYENKHKVKELVNPINFFLWIVVSFKDIL, encoded by the coding sequence ATGTCAATTCTAGATAAGACTAAAATAGGAAACTTTGCCCAAGTAAATTTAGAACAATCAAAGGATAGGCTAACTAAAGAAATAATTGACGCAATAAATAGTTCTTCGGTGGGTAAGATAAGTGATTTCAGAATAACTGATGGTAAAGGTATTGGAGTCGTCTTGAAATTATCTAATGGAAAAGATCAATGGTTTTTTGAAGATGAAATTGATCTTCTAGACGAAAATGGTAATTTATTAAAAAATATTCATGATAGAAAAGAGAATAATAATTTGATAATCGATATGTTAAAAAAATTAAAGTATGAGAATAAACATAAGGTTAAAGAGTTAGTTAATCCAATTAACTTTTTTCTCTGGATAGTAGTATCGTTTAAAGATATTTTGTAA
- a CDS encoding ABC transporter ATP-binding protein, which produces MVKNIIEIRNLSKSFDISSKEPGLKGTIKHFFRRQTKSLKVIKDISFEIKEGEIVGFLGANGAGKTTILKMLCGLIYPSEGSILVSGYLPFKRKENFLKNITLIMGQKQQLIWDLPPIESFYLNASIYDINKFEAKTRIKKLSDMLEIDDELFIPVRKLSLGQRMKSELLAALIHEPNILFLDEPTLGLDINAQRNLRKFLQKYNKETNATICLTSHYMKDITSLCKRVICVHNGSISYDGKLDLLLKKLAPVKEILIVCRSEEDAIKLANSGFNVLNKTKKEITIEIENNFITSSLKTILNNFDIEDLYINEPPIDEIIGKILNKTNYDI; this is translated from the coding sequence ATGGTAAAAAATATTATCGAAATAAGAAATTTGTCTAAATCATTTGATATCTCTTCAAAAGAGCCAGGATTAAAAGGAACAATTAAACATTTTTTCAGAAGACAGACAAAAAGTTTAAAGGTTATAAAAGATATAAGTTTTGAAATAAAAGAAGGAGAAATAGTAGGTTTTCTAGGTGCAAATGGAGCTGGGAAAACAACAATTTTAAAAATGCTTTGTGGCTTAATTTATCCTAGTGAAGGATCAATTTTAGTTTCAGGATACTTACCGTTCAAAAGAAAAGAAAATTTCCTAAAAAATATCACATTAATAATGGGACAAAAACAACAACTTATTTGGGATCTTCCACCAATTGAATCATTTTATTTGAATGCATCAATATATGACATCAATAAGTTCGAGGCAAAAACAAGAATAAAAAAATTATCCGATATGCTTGAAATTGATGATGAGCTATTTATACCTGTTAGAAAACTATCACTAGGTCAACGTATGAAGTCAGAATTACTAGCAGCATTGATACATGAACCAAATATTCTATTTTTAGACGAACCTACACTTGGATTAGATATTAATGCACAAAGAAATTTAAGAAAATTTCTTCAAAAATATAATAAGGAAACTAATGCAACGATATGCCTAACTAGTCATTACATGAAAGATATTACATCGCTATGCAAGAGGGTTATATGTGTTCATAATGGATCCATTTCATATGATGGGAAACTAGATTTATTATTAAAAAAACTAGCTCCTGTTAAGGAAATATTAATAGTTTGTAGATCAGAAGAAGATGCCATTAAATTAGCTAATTCAGGTTTTAATGTTTTAAATAAAACAAAGAAAGAAATCACAATAGAAATTGAAAATAACTTTATTACTTCTTCATTGAAAACCATACTAAATAATTTTGATATTGAAGACCTTTATATAAATGAACCACCTATAGATGAAATTATTGGAAAAATATTAAATAAAACAAATTATGACATCTAA
- a CDS encoding phosphoribosyltransferase, giving the protein MISYFTWSEFDKSVEHIAKKCKFLEFSGIYGVPRGGLCLAVALSHKLKINLISEPIKNSLIVDDVYETGITLKAFKDIEGAMFFVLFSKIKPTWWNTVHISEKREWIVFPWEETLNLQRDRNEYTKKRGLS; this is encoded by the coding sequence ATGATAAGTTATTTTACCTGGAGCGAATTTGATAAGAGCGTAGAACATATAGCTAAAAAATGTAAGTTTTTAGAGTTTTCTGGAATATATGGAGTACCTCGTGGTGGTTTATGTCTTGCCGTAGCACTAAGCCATAAATTAAAAATAAATTTGATTTCAGAACCAATAAAAAATTCACTAATAGTGGATGATGTTTATGAAACGGGAATTACATTAAAAGCCTTCAAAGATATTGAGGGAGCAATGTTTTTTGTATTGTTTAGTAAAATAAAACCTACATGGTGGAATACTGTACATATATCTGAAAAAAGGGAATGGATAGTTTTTCCATGGGAGGAAACTTTAAATTTACAAAGAGACCGAAACGAATATACAAAGAAACGAGGTTTAAGTTGA
- a CDS encoding GNAT family N-acetyltransferase: MNLRQITIKDQLELKKVYFDSIQSLDEKTYCQEQKRAWSSQAWDNPNFDKSIFKGKGWLLSDQGIIIAFAIRYPNNKISLFYCKGKYQRQGYGSRLLHKLEGDAKKEGLASLSTEASLISYKLFLKNEWEIIRKEKVIINNIFFERYKMIKIIKIN, from the coding sequence ATGAATTTAAGACAAATTACCATTAAAGATCAACTTGAATTAAAGAAGGTTTATTTTGATTCAATTCAATCATTAGATGAAAAAACATATTGCCAAGAACAAAAAAGGGCCTGGTCAAGCCAAGCATGGGATAATCCCAATTTTGATAAGTCTATATTTAAAGGTAAAGGATGGCTTTTAAGTGATCAAGGTATAATTATTGCTTTTGCAATAAGATATCCCAATAATAAAATTTCGTTATTCTACTGCAAAGGAAAATACCAGAGACAAGGTTACGGTTCAAGGTTACTCCATAAATTAGAAGGTGATGCTAAGAAAGAAGGTTTAGCTTCTCTTTCAACTGAAGCGAGCTTGATAAGTTATAAATTATTTCTTAAAAATGAATGGGAAATAATTCGTAAAGAAAAAGTTATTATAAATAATATTTTTTTTGAAAGATATAAAATGATTAAAATTATAAAAATTAATTAG
- a CDS encoding sulfite exporter TauE/SafE family protein produces the protein MLYLLTPLVNSFDYSFYKFISIFLISFFSNTFSAISGGGAGLIQLPALILSGVPYYQALASHKLATVALGLGGSLRNYKSLKNDIYVAFQILLFGIPGVIFGASVVEFISEKYLYLFLGMISILLAFYSFFKSNLGLSSDNNQLNLFHKIRFLIFIFLIGILNGSISSGTGLLVTILLIKTFGMDFLRAISLTFFTVGIFWNFTGAVILSKIGSVPSNLLLLLIFGSFTGGYFGAHLSKLKGNRLIKKTFTIVCLFVGISLIIKSIISFL, from the coding sequence ATGCTTTATTTATTAACACCATTAGTAAATAGCTTTGATTATTCTTTTTATAAATTTATTTCTATATTTTTGATATCCTTTTTTTCTAATACATTTTCAGCAATTTCTGGAGGTGGAGCAGGCTTAATTCAATTGCCAGCTTTAATTTTATCTGGTGTGCCTTATTATCAAGCTCTGGCTAGTCATAAATTAGCAACAGTAGCACTAGGATTAGGCGGTTCATTAAGAAATTACAAATCTCTAAAAAATGATATTTATGTAGCTTTTCAAATTTTATTATTTGGGATACCTGGGGTAATTTTTGGGGCTTCTGTTGTTGAATTTATATCAGAAAAGTATTTATATTTATTTTTAGGAATGATTTCAATATTATTAGCATTTTATTCATTCTTTAAATCTAACTTAGGTCTATCCTCTGATAATAATCAACTTAATTTATTTCATAAAATTAGATTTTTAATTTTTATTTTCCTAATAGGTATTTTGAATGGTTCTATTTCTTCAGGGACTGGATTGCTTGTAACAATACTTTTAATAAAAACCTTTGGAATGGATTTTCTTCGTGCTATAAGTTTGACATTCTTTACTGTTGGGATTTTTTGGAATTTTACCGGGGCAGTTATTTTGAGTAAGATAGGATCAGTTCCTTCAAATTTACTACTATTATTGATATTTGGTTCTTTTACAGGAGGATATTTCGGAGCTCATTTATCGAAATTAAAAGGAAATAGATTAATTAAAAAAACTTTTACAATAGTTTGTCTTTTTGTAGGGATTAGCTTAATAATTAAATCCATAATCAGTTTTTTATAA
- a CDS encoding HNH endonuclease: MHRQDAIYLDQLCPKISNKSWRESLYKLTRYKCIYCGKPSESLDHIHPMSKGGTSCTSNCVPCCLSCNGKKSDSEVLSWYRKQNFYDPRRAMAIRAWFNQDLRLAAVLLNYLN, from the coding sequence ATGCATAGACAAGATGCAATTTACCTTGATCAACTATGTCCCAAGATAAGTAATAAAAGTTGGAGAGAGTCACTTTATAAACTTACTAGATATAAATGCATTTATTGCGGTAAGCCATCAGAATCACTTGATCACATTCATCCAATGTCAAAAGGTGGAACAAGCTGTACAAGTAATTGTGTGCCATGTTGTTTGTCATGTAATGGTAAGAAATCAGATTCTGAAGTTCTTAGTTGGTACAGAAAACAAAATTTTTATGATCCTAGAAGAGCTATGGCAATTCGTGCATGGTTCAATCAGGATTTAAGACTAGCGGCGGTTCTTTTGAACTACCTAAATTAA
- a CDS encoding josephin: MQNTTQNLFLASGVKNGEGFWIVGVKNCDENILDDKNLLDCHRKELIGNESAKDILFAINLNINNLFNEIKNKNYFIERPSIGISFNIPLDLLECIFDFWLDIYKKKEDWETCLGLLKIRKRISLTSLIKSKSLKGNSKKWAMKVETLHTYVPNPHRIEKLNEPMWK; this comes from the coding sequence GTGCAAAATACAACTCAAAATCTATTTCTTGCTAGTGGAGTAAAAAATGGAGAAGGGTTTTGGATTGTAGGAGTCAAAAATTGTGATGAAAATATTCTTGATGATAAAAACCTTTTAGATTGTCATAGAAAAGAACTAATAGGAAATGAATCAGCAAAAGATATTCTTTTCGCTATTAATTTAAACATAAATAATTTATTCAATGAAATAAAAAATAAAAATTATTTCATTGAAAGACCTTCAATAGGAATTTCTTTTAATATCCCACTCGACCTCTTGGAATGTATTTTTGATTTTTGGTTAGATATATATAAAAAAAAAGAAGACTGGGAAACTTGTCTAGGTCTTCTTAAAATCAGAAAAAGAATTTCTCTAACAAGCCTAATTAAAAGCAAAAGTTTAAAGGGCAACTCTAAAAAATGGGCTATGAAAGTTGAAACTTTACATACTTATGTCCCAAATCCCCATAGAATTGAAAAGCTAAATGAGCCAATGTGGAAATAA
- a CDS encoding helix-hairpin-helix domain-containing protein, whose translation MISNFLSKLKSILFKSTASPETPLKKEKKTTKSVKSSKTKAKKVNSKKNIETLTTLPGVGAKSAKALYEAGFKTTKAVIAADEKDLLAVSGVGVNLVKKLKKLK comes from the coding sequence ATGATTTCTAACTTTTTAAGTAAACTAAAATCTATTCTATTTAAAAGTACAGCATCACCTGAAACTCCTTTAAAGAAAGAAAAAAAAACAACTAAGTCTGTAAAATCTTCAAAAACAAAAGCAAAAAAAGTTAATTCTAAGAAAAATATTGAAACCTTGACCACACTACCTGGTGTAGGAGCTAAAAGCGCTAAGGCTTTATATGAGGCTGGATTTAAAACAACAAAAGCAGTTATTGCAGCAGATGAGAAAGATCTTCTTGCTGTTTCAGGGGTGGGAGTAAATCTTGTTAAGAAGCTTAAAAAACTTAAATAA